The genomic interval TTTTGGAAACGTTCTTGTCCTGATGGACTATGGCAAGGACAATGGCATGGTGATGTATTCaattacatattttcttaACTAGTAATTCCTCCAGATTGATAATTCCCGTTGTTTTGGACAACGTCACGGTCTTCAAAACCTATATATTTCactatgattttctattaaaatatagaataaataaataaatgtttgctTTTATTGGAGTACTTTTTAAGATTCATCTATACATGCTATCCTAGTatcttcaaactaaatattttaaaacttattaatAGTcggttttaaaagtttgactatATCTTGTCCAAAACGACTGAAATTATCAGACTAGCGAAAGTAGGATGGCTTGGCATTGTATTTGGCTAAAACTATAGTACGGTGGCTCTGAGAAGCACAACAGTGGTGACATGTGCCCCCCCTGGCCAAACAATCGGATGAAGGGAGCAGCTGGGCCTCTTTGGAAACATGGGTTGATGTGTGACTTGTCTGCGATGGAGACAATACCACTTGCCATATCATCATTCACATAGCAAAACCGGCTTTTGTACTTAAGGATAGAGTACTAtgttctactccctccgtttcgtaatgtaagactttttagcattacctagattcatatggatgtaaatgaatctagacacatatataaattatatacattcattcacGAATGAActtaggcaaggctagaaagtcttacattatgaaacggaggtagtatatttcATGGGTAAACAAACCAACTATAATACTTCAAGAGATCAAGTAgacctttttttctatttacaaaaGATCTAAACAAAATTGACATAAAGAAGGCATTGGTCTAACAGCAGAAGGCAATTGACATAAAGAAGGCATTGGTCTAACAGCAGAAGGCAAATAGATTAATTCAGGATATGCAAACAGCCTCGATTAATGTTTTTTGCAAGATTGAgtttttgaggaaaaaagtATCAAACTGTACTTTGtcactaaaatatatacaaagaaaaaaccatGTATCATATTGCTAGCACCTAGAATCCAAAAGCCAGATGCATCTTGTATGAATATCAACAACTGCAATTAAAGGTGCAAGGTTTTACCATTCCATAATCTGTTATGATCATCGACACATAGTCAGAAGGGGTGGCATCATACCTATCAATGTGCAAAATTATTTCAATCAAAGAGAATATTGACAGAACTAAGAAAACAAGTCATGCATGGAATTCAGGGACGTACGTAAGATTTAACAGTTGGAGATTTTCATTATCTGCCATGTTCTTAAGATGGCCCAAATCTGCCTTCCCAGGAACTTTCAAGATGACATCCGGATCACCTGGAGTAAAAACCCACGTTACAATTCTTATGCATGGTCAAAATGTAATCAAGTAGCACTCTCTCATAGCATGAAGTTAATAGCACATACCAAGCTCATTAGCGCATATGGAATCAAGTTGCACTCTCTCATGGAATTTGTATGCCTCACAGCATACCAGAACAGGAATTCCAAATGCATGAGCAACCATTGCCACAGAAGCTGTCCCAACTCTTGAATAGACTGTTCCATTTGATAGTATTGAGGAGGCACCCAAGAAAACACTTGTAACTTCATGCATGATGTATGAGATGGCATTAATATGCGTATATGTGCAGTTGATGCCCTTTTCCACTAATCTACGTAGTAATCCTTGTCCCTCAAGCTTGGGACGAGAATCTACCACTATAACACGGAACTTCCTCCCGAGTTCATGAGCATAATCCAAAATCATTTCAACAACTGATGACGACCCATATGTTAGCAATACATCATCATCTCTAACTTTCGTAATAGCATGACTGACAATAACCTTATCTGCCACAACTATCTTTTCATTAATGAAACGATCAATATCAGATTGAAGATTGGCTTTGGCTTCTGACTCGGACAGTGTGAGTGGTAACTTGGCAATCCTGTTCTTTAAAAACCTTATTGCATTGCCCATGCTAATTGATAAAGGCCTGCACTCAATAAGAAATGACACATAACTGCTGATTTTTGCAGTAAGGTCTCTGCTCAGAGTTTTTTTGGGAGGTGTAGAGTAATCTTTTATTGCCTCTTTGAATGCAAGAAGCATTGCTATGCAACGGCCATTGCCGCCAGATACCTCACCAGACAAATATTGGAGCCCAACCTGAAACATAGCAAACACATGTTTTGAGTTACTCagattaaactaaaattaatgCAAACGAGCTTGTATAATTCAAATTAGCTAATCCATTCACTTCCCTGAATACCCAAACAtcaaagtaataaaaaaaaaatcaagattgTGGGGTTTGATAACATGTTTTGGTTGGGTTGCTTCTTATTTAATAGGGCCAGTATAATACCCAGGGAGGTATTAGCAGGTATCATAAAccattatatatttgcaatgcAATGGCCACAGGATCACATATGAAGCTGCAGTTGGTAACAAAGCGCTTCAACAATCTCATGGATATCTTGCTATGCTTTAATACTAGAAAGGAAAATGGGGCTGTTTTGGTTCATGCCCAAAACAAAGGGTTGCTATGAAAAAGGTTGAGGGTTGCTATTTTCAGTCAAGAACCCAATAACTCCAAAACCCTGCAGTTATTCCAAGGAGAGCATCATAGTTCcaacattttataataatgaAGAAACGAGAATTTGTTTCATCCATGCTCTCCCATCTAATATtcactcatatatatatagtaaatgCTTCAAAATAATGGTAACACATcatgatggatgcatgcaatATTGCAACGTAACAAGAATTAACAGAATTTTtaggacaaaaaataaaagataaatttaatgtGTCTAAaccacaaaaaaattacaagattTGGTTATGTTCATGACAGATGAAATGCTACACCCTTCATTGTCTACACCTTCACTTTTCAATGCAAAACAACTGTATGTGGGACAAAGAGCAAACGAACAAACAATCCAATCTAATAAATTTGGAATCGTGGGGCATAAGCATTTATATGGCACATAGATAACATTTCTTGTTAGGTACTTAGGTTGAATTCATATCAATTACCTTGTACACAGAAGGATGCATTGGTTCAAGTTGAAAAAACTTTGATTCAAGGCCAGGAAGTTGAGTGCCATGCACATACTGAGGCAAATGCCTAAACAATTCAACTCTGTTTCGAGCTTCAGATTGGTTAACAATTGCACGTTTTTTCGCTTTCTCCACCCGGTGCACATCATCAAATTGCATGCGAGGGTGAGGAACATCTTTCTTCCTATCTCTTTCTGGAGGACGTTCAGTAACCTTCTTCTCAGAAGCAACTGAAGATGCAGCTTGGGGCACATCTTTCTTCTGAGAAGCTTTTGATGACTTTGCTTGCTTGGACATTGCAGGATTGGCCCCAGAAGCAGTGCCTGCAGATTTCCCTGATAATCCTACAGCTCCGACATAATGTGCTCATTATGATTTGGCACACCCAAAAACAGAGTGGAATGGGATCAGAAGCTGAAAACTAGATAATTACCTGCCTCCTTGGCAGCAGCTTTAGCAGCACGCTGAGCCTCCTGAATTGCACGCCTCTCAgctttagaagttttctgctTTTGTGGAATGGAATCTGGCACATTGTCACTCCGTATTTCAGCCAAATCCCCCTTGTTTGCTTCTGAAACAAATTTAAGCAACAGATtgcatatgaaaataaaatttccccATAAATTTTAATAGATCTTGAGGCAattaataaaaagaatcaCTGTATGGAAAATTGATTTCCCCACACGTGGCATGAGAATTATATAAGCTTTGGAACATCAAACCAATATCCCATatcatatacaaatataagcaCTCTATGGATGGACCAGATAGTGCATGCGAATCCATATGAATCGCATTTCACACATAGCAGCTTAATATCACAGCTCTATGAAGTGACTAAAAGTCACATATTTCCATGATGAACTCAACAGTCCATAGCTGTCAGGTTGTTACCTTTTCCCTTTGTTAACAACGGTCAACTAATAAAACCAAACATCACTAGCAGTCAACAAAGACATCACCTAACAATACAGTGAATTGATCTTAGATCAGTATATTTGTCTGCAATTACTGCAGTCTGCAGAGAACGAGGCCACATGGCTCAGGCCGAAGGAAAGGGAGACAGATATACAGTGTGTGGATAAACTTCTAGGTTCTAGCCTCAATGACAAAGATGGTGACTTTGTATAGAGGATATACACAATGTTTTGAAGTGAACCCAAATTCGAGATATAACCCACAGGACATAGCCAATATGGAACAATGCCGATTCTTGAATTAATGATGTGTCACATGTGATGGATTGGCAGTCCTTGtgcaaaaaaacataaaagcgGCTTTCCTGTCACTAACAGtcactaataaaaataataatagagtGAATTGCATGTTAGACTAGGTTTCTTACCTAAGTTTCACAATGGACTAGGTGTCACAGGCATTTTCACTTTAGACCAGCCATTGTTGCCTGAGCATGCAGTTTGGACTAGAGGCCCACATGTAAGCCAGACTAGGTGTGCTCCTTCTtcatcttctctcttcttcctcaagACTCCCCATCCCcaccatctctctcttcactTCCCTTCCCTGTCTGCCTCTAGTAGTCTAGCTGCACGATCTCTTGCTGCCCTCAAGCTCAAGCACCTAAATCACGAGCTTGATGATAAGATTGAGCACCAGACCAGATCCTGCCACTACTGCTGCAAGAATAAAGAGTGCAGCGGATGGAGAGAAAAGGAGCAGCTCCGGTGTAGGCTGATGAGGTGCCACTTTCATGATGGTGCATGTGGAGTTCAAGCATGGGGCAGGGAAGGTGGAGTTCGAGCGCAAGCATGCAGTTGCTAAAAGGTAGGGCAGGCGGAGCTCAAGCTTGAGCTCAGGGGGCAGCATAGACAGAGCTCCAGGTGCTAGGATGGTGTAGGGAGATCTTGAGCTTGATGGGGATGCATGATGACATGTAAGATCCTCTTCAGCACCATTTTCCTGCAGTTCCCAAAAGCCCAAGCTAGTGGTGCTGTGCCAATCCACTGGCTTGACCCAATGTCGGTTCCGAAGCTGGAGATGATTGGCATCTGCTCGATCTAGGAGCAGACAGTGGATGGGTGGAAGCAGGGAATGTGGAGATGGATACAATGATGTAATGTGTAACCGAAGGTAAAAAGACTCTAGTGAAAACATTGGTTGTGCCATGGTCTAAAGTGAAACTTTGGAAATAATTACTCCAATATGAAGTTCACTCATAATAATATACTCTGTCCGTCCCAAAATGTAGCTATTTCTTGCTAAAAATCTGGACAGACCACATATATGCAATCTAATGTACCATAAGactttgttaaaaatttagcaaGTAGCAGTATAACTATAGCTTGGTGAAATAGAAGGATGTAGCAAAGTACAGAAAAGTAAAACAAAGCTACAATGCTTATTCCTTAATAACATATGTTTCAGAAACAATTGATTTGACACATCAGAGTTTAGGCACAGAAAAGTAAAACAAAGCTACACTGCTTATTCCTCAAAAAACATGTATTCCCTCCATTCTAAATTAaatgacgttggttagttcagCTTTGAAGTAACCAatgtcattaaaaatactgGAGATAGTATTTCAGAAACAATAGTTTTGACACATCTGAGTTTGAAATGATGAAATACTAAACATATTTGGTACTACATCTTTCCAACAGTGGTTTACTGTAACACTTCAGTTCAGGTGAATTCCAACGTCCTAGTACTAGTAACGGGACATCAGCTGAGTTGAATACTATGTGTTTATGTAGAACTAAACTGTCATGCTTTCATAAAGCTCATGTTGGTATTTATGCAGATGCAGCACCCTCTCATCCATCAGAGCTATAAGAGCTcagtttctaattttctatgcTTCACCATATGAAATTCTCCTCAAAACAATTCAAGCAGAGCATTTCGTAACAGTTCGTTGCACGAATTCACAGACAGCATCCTAACAACGGCCGCCACCTCAATTCGCAGAAAGCGCGGCGAAATTACTGCAACCGGATAGGTCGGGGGAGGGCATACCGAGCTCCGGGGCAGAAGGCGCCCGCGACCAggtctcgtcgtcgccgagctcGGACGGGGACGCGGCGGGGGAGGGCGAGCCGGGGGCGAGGTGGTCGGCGTGGCGCGGGGGTG from Oryza brachyantha chromosome 3, ObraRS2, whole genome shotgun sequence carries:
- the LOC102700698 gene encoding probable translation initiation factor eIF-2B subunit delta; its protein translation is MDLRRPPRSSSGGVEPKIRQVGFVTPDVPSSGPSAEPHAAAAATAAAAASAASAAAQSGASPPASDLSPGSLSPVMIPPPRHADHLAPGSPSPAASPSELGDDETWSRAPSAPELEANKGDLAEIRSDNVPDSIPQKQKTSKAERRAIQEAQRAAKAAAKEAGLSGKSAGTASGANPAMSKQAKSSKASQKKDVPQAASSVASEKKVTERPPERDRKKDVPHPRMQFDDVHRVEKAKKRAIVNQSEARNRVELFRHLPQYVHGTQLPGLESKFFQLEPMHPSVYKVGLQYLSGEVSGGNGRCIAMLLAFKEAIKDYSTPPKKTLSRDLTAKISSYVSFLIECRPLSISMGNAIRFLKNRIAKLPLTLSESEAKANLQSDIDRFINEKIVVADKVIVSHAITKVRDDDVLLTYGSSSVVEMILDYAHELGRKFRVIVVDSRPKLEGQGLLRRLVEKGINCTYTHINAISYIMHEVTSVFLGASSILSNGTVYSRVGTASVAMVAHAFGIPVLVCCEAYKFHERVQLDSICANELGDPDVILKVPGKADLGHLKNMADNENLQLLNLTYDATPSDYVSMIITDYGMLPPTSVPVIVREYRKEQLWI